The following coding sequences lie in one Pseudomonas monsensis genomic window:
- a CDS encoding ABC transporter permease yields MHKFAHILRLGLKELTSLRHDSVLLLFLFYAFTVAIYMPAAGSVIGVHNASVAIVDEDHSALSRQLAQALQPPEFQTPVLLPYTQLDQVMDSGQYTFVINIPAGFQTDLLAARQPAIQVNVDATAMSQAFMGAGYISRIFQRELQTYGGQGDAVSKTPIQLTTRALFNTNLEGGWFLAVIQIVNNITILAIILTGTALLREREHGTLDHLLVLPLTALEIMLAKIWSNLLVVVLCTWLSLEVVVKGALGVPLSGSMGLFLLVTAVYLFASTALGIFLATLARSTPQFGLLAIPVIIPMLLLSGGSTPLDSMPQWLQWVMQGSPSTHFVSLSAAILFRDAGLSVVWPDLLALTAIGLLFFFIALARFRKSLAS; encoded by the coding sequence ATGCATAAGTTCGCGCACATCCTGCGCCTGGGACTTAAGGAACTGACCAGCCTGCGCCACGACAGCGTGTTGCTGCTGTTCCTGTTCTACGCCTTCACCGTGGCGATCTACATGCCCGCCGCCGGCTCGGTGATCGGCGTGCACAACGCCAGCGTGGCGATCGTCGACGAAGACCACAGTGCCCTCTCGCGCCAGTTGGCCCAGGCCCTGCAACCGCCGGAGTTCCAGACGCCGGTGCTGTTGCCCTATACGCAACTCGATCAGGTGATGGACAGCGGCCAGTACACCTTCGTGATCAACATTCCGGCAGGGTTTCAAACCGATCTGCTCGCGGCGCGGCAACCGGCCATTCAAGTCAACGTCGATGCCACCGCGATGAGCCAGGCGTTCATGGGCGCCGGCTACATCAGCCGGATCTTCCAGCGTGAATTGCAGACCTACGGCGGCCAGGGCGATGCCGTGAGCAAGACGCCGATTCAACTGACCACCCGCGCGCTGTTCAACACCAACCTGGAGGGCGGCTGGTTTCTGGCGGTGATTCAGATCGTCAACAACATCACCATTCTGGCGATCATCCTGACGGGCACGGCGCTGCTGCGCGAACGCGAGCACGGCACGCTCGACCATTTGCTGGTGCTACCGCTGACGGCGCTGGAAATCATGCTGGCGAAAATCTGGAGCAACCTGCTGGTGGTGGTGCTGTGCACCTGGCTGTCGCTGGAGGTGGTGGTCAAAGGCGCATTGGGCGTGCCGTTGTCCGGCTCGATGGGCCTGTTTTTGCTGGTGACGGCGGTTTATCTGTTTGCCAGTACCGCGTTGGGGATTTTTCTGGCGACCCTGGCGCGCTCGACGCCACAGTTCGGCCTGCTGGCGATTCCAGTAATCATCCCGATGTTGCTGCTGTCCGGCGGCAGCACGCCGCTGGACAGCATGCCGCAATGGCTGCAGTGGGTCATGCAGGGCTCGCCGTCCACGCATTTTGTCAGCCTCAGCGCCGCGATTCTGTTTCGCGACGCGGGGCTGAGCGTGGTCTGGCCGGACTTGCTGGCGCTGACGGCCATCGGCCTGCTGTTCTTCTTCATTGCCCTGGCACGCTTTCGCAAGAGCCTGGCGTCCTGA
- a CDS encoding flagellar basal body-associated protein FliL — MKAWIMLLLALSLPVAALAEEAKEGEAPKVNYITLSPPFVGNYGLDGTPKLKVYKADVALRVTGEEATKLVKANEPLIRNQLVALFTQQTSEAMSSIEGKEKLRQEALKQTQQVMNDETGKPVVEDLLFNNLIIQ; from the coding sequence GTGAAAGCGTGGATCATGTTGTTGCTGGCCCTGTCTCTGCCTGTGGCAGCGCTGGCCGAAGAAGCCAAAGAAGGCGAGGCGCCGAAGGTCAACTACATCACCCTGAGCCCGCCGTTCGTGGGCAACTACGGGCTGGACGGCACGCCGAAGCTGAAGGTCTACAAGGCCGACGTGGCATTGCGCGTGACCGGTGAAGAAGCGACCAAACTGGTCAAGGCCAACGAGCCGCTGATCCGCAATCAACTGGTGGCGCTGTTTACCCAGCAGACCAGCGAGGCGATGAGCAGCATCGAAGGCAAGGAAAAACTGCGTCAGGAAGCCCTGAAGCAGACTCAGCAAGTGATGAACGACGAAACCGGCAAGCCGGTGGTTGAAGACCTGTTGTTCAACAACCTGATCATTCAGTAA
- a CDS encoding NADPH:quinone oxidoreductase family protein, whose protein sequence is MKAVLCKAFGPAESLVLEDVASPVAKKNEILLEVHAAGVNFPDTLIIEGKYQFKPPFPFSPGGEAAGMVSAVGEKVGHLKVGDRVMALTGWGSFAEQVAVPGYNVLPIPPSMDFNTAAAFSMTYGTSMHALKQRANLQPGETLLVLGASGGVGLAAVEIGKAMGARVIAAASSAEKLAVAKAAGADELINYSETSLKDEIKRLTDGQGADVIYDPVGGDLFDQAIRAIAWNGRLLVVGFASGRIPEFPVNLALLKGAAVVGVFWGSFAQRQPQDNAANFQQLFGWFAEGKLKPLVSQVYPLSNAAQAINDLGQRKAVGKVVVQVR, encoded by the coding sequence ATGAAAGCCGTGCTGTGCAAAGCCTTCGGCCCTGCCGAATCGCTGGTGCTGGAAGACGTCGCCAGTCCTGTCGCGAAGAAGAACGAAATTCTGCTGGAGGTGCACGCCGCCGGGGTCAACTTCCCGGACACGCTGATCATCGAGGGCAAGTACCAGTTCAAGCCGCCCTTCCCGTTCTCGCCGGGCGGTGAAGCGGCTGGCATGGTCAGCGCCGTGGGCGAAAAGGTCGGCCATTTGAAGGTCGGCGACCGGGTCATGGCTTTGACCGGTTGGGGCAGCTTTGCCGAACAGGTCGCGGTGCCGGGCTACAACGTCCTGCCGATCCCGCCGTCGATGGATTTCAACACCGCCGCCGCGTTCAGCATGACCTACGGCACCTCGATGCACGCCCTTAAACAACGGGCGAACCTGCAACCGGGCGAAACCCTGCTGGTGCTGGGTGCGTCTGGCGGTGTGGGGCTGGCGGCGGTGGAAATCGGCAAAGCCATGGGTGCCCGCGTCATCGCTGCCGCCAGCAGCGCGGAGAAACTCGCCGTGGCCAAGGCTGCCGGTGCCGATGAGCTGATCAATTACAGCGAAACCAGCCTCAAGGACGAAATCAAACGCCTCACTGATGGCCAGGGTGCCGACGTGATCTACGACCCGGTGGGCGGTGACCTGTTCGATCAAGCCATCCGCGCCATCGCCTGGAACGGCCGGCTGCTGGTGGTCGGCTTCGCCAGCGGACGCATCCCCGAGTTCCCGGTCAACCTCGCGCTGCTCAAGGGTGCGGCAGTGGTCGGCGTGTTCTGGGGCTCCTTCGCCCAGCGCCAGCCGCAGGATAACGCGGCGAACTTCCAGCAACTGTTCGGCTGGTTCGCCGAGGGCAAGCTGAAACCGCTGGTGTCGCAGGTGTATCCGCTGAGCAACGCGGCGCAGGCGATCAATGATCTGGGGCAGCGCAAGGCTGTGGGCAAGGTGGTGGTGCAGGTGCGCTGA
- a CDS encoding flagellar basal body-associated protein FliL: protein MPLKVRRLMPRFLVAAGLAVVLLTLIITDHPTHSGLRNATVLIIRHAEKPAEGSALNARGEQRAAAYVDYFNPLKLDGQTLTPQRLIAAGDVPESSRSRLTLTPLAQRLNLVIEQPYVNGDLHQLVKLLRKSNQAQTVLIAWHHGHINKLLKAFGGDPTALMGQEKWPDDVFDWLIVLRFDENGRLIPSRSEKVQEQLLPGDAAPSPGG from the coding sequence ATGCCACTGAAGGTTCGCAGATTGATGCCGAGATTTTTGGTGGCAGCGGGTCTTGCCGTTGTATTACTGACATTGATCATCACCGATCATCCGACTCATTCCGGTCTGCGCAACGCCACGGTGCTGATCATTCGACATGCGGAAAAACCGGCTGAGGGGTCGGCGCTCAATGCCCGAGGCGAACAGCGTGCGGCCGCCTACGTCGACTATTTCAATCCGCTGAAACTCGACGGCCAGACGCTCACCCCCCAGCGTCTGATCGCTGCCGGCGACGTCCCGGAGAGTTCACGTTCGCGTCTGACCCTGACCCCGCTGGCCCAGCGTCTGAACCTTGTGATTGAGCAACCCTACGTCAATGGCGATCTTCATCAACTGGTCAAACTGTTGCGCAAAAGCAATCAGGCGCAAACGGTGTTGATCGCCTGGCATCACGGCCACATCAACAAACTGCTCAAGGCCTTTGGTGGCGACCCCACAGCGTTGATGGGCCAGGAAAAATGGCCGGATGATGTGTTCGACTGGCTGATCGTCCTGCGCTTCGATGAGAACGGGCGGCTCATCCCGTCCCGTAGCGAGAAGGTGCAGGAGCAGCTGTTGCCGGGCGACGCGGCACCATCGCCCGGCGGCTGA
- the glpT gene encoding glycerol-3-phosphate transporter, producing the protein MFAFFRPAAHQAPLPEEKIDSTYRRLRWQIFAGIFFGYAGYYLLRKNFSLAMPYLIDEGYSRGDLGLAMSAIAIAYGLSKFLMGLVSDRSNPRYFLPFGLLVSAGVMFIFGFAPWATSSVTMMFILLFINGWAQGMGWPPSGRTMVHWWSQKERGGVVSVWNVAHNVGGGLIGPLFLLGMGLFNDWHAAFYVPAAVALGVAVFAFITMRDTPQSVGLPPIEKYKNDYPEGYDASHEDEFSAKEIFVKYVLRNKMLWYIALANVFVYLLRYGVLDWAPTYLKEAKGFTVDKTSWAYFFYEWAGIPGTLLCGWMSDKIFRGNRGLTGMVFMALVTVATLVYWLNPAGNPTVDMIALFSIGFLIYGPVMLIGLQALELAPKKAAGTAAGFTGLFGYLGGSVAASAAMGYTVDHFGWDGGFVLLVGACLLSMAFLAPTLWHKQVASQSREAVA; encoded by the coding sequence ATGTTTGCTTTCTTTCGTCCTGCCGCCCATCAGGCTCCATTGCCTGAAGAAAAAATAGACAGCACCTACCGACGCCTGCGCTGGCAGATCTTCGCCGGTATCTTCTTCGGTTACGCGGGTTACTACCTGCTGCGCAAAAACTTCTCCCTGGCCATGCCGTACCTGATCGACGAAGGCTACAGCCGTGGCGATCTGGGTCTGGCGATGTCGGCCATCGCCATTGCCTACGGCCTGTCCAAGTTCCTGATGGGCCTGGTCTCCGACCGTTCCAATCCGCGTTACTTCCTGCCGTTCGGCCTGCTGGTATCGGCCGGGGTGATGTTCATTTTCGGTTTCGCGCCATGGGCGACGTCCAGTGTGACCATGATGTTCATCCTGCTGTTCATCAACGGCTGGGCCCAGGGCATGGGCTGGCCACCGAGTGGACGCACAATGGTGCACTGGTGGTCGCAGAAGGAACGCGGCGGCGTGGTCTCGGTGTGGAACGTGGCGCATAACGTCGGCGGTGGCCTGATCGGTCCGCTGTTCCTGCTCGGCATGGGCCTGTTCAACGACTGGCACGCAGCGTTCTACGTGCCCGCAGCCGTGGCGCTGGGCGTGGCGGTGTTTGCCTTCATCACCATGCGCGACACCCCGCAATCGGTCGGCCTGCCGCCGATCGAGAAGTACAAGAACGATTACCCGGAAGGCTACGACGCCAGCCACGAAGACGAATTCAGCGCCAAGGAAATCTTCGTCAAATACGTGCTGCGCAACAAAATGCTCTGGTACATCGCACTGGCCAACGTCTTCGTCTACCTGCTGCGCTACGGCGTGCTGGACTGGGCGCCGACCTACCTCAAGGAAGCCAAGGGTTTCACCGTGGATAAAACCTCGTGGGCCTATTTCTTCTACGAGTGGGCGGGTATTCCGGGCACGCTGCTGTGTGGCTGGATGTCGGACAAGATCTTCCGTGGCAACCGTGGCCTGACCGGCATGGTGTTCATGGCGCTGGTGACCGTCGCAACGCTGGTGTACTGGCTGAACCCGGCCGGCAACCCGACCGTGGACATGATTGCGCTGTTCTCGATCGGCTTCCTGATCTACGGCCCGGTGATGCTGATCGGTCTGCAGGCGCTGGAACTGGCGCCGAAGAAAGCCGCCGGTACGGCAGCTGGCTTCACCGGTCTGTTCGGTTACTTGGGTGGTTCGGTCGCGGCGAGTGCGGCGATGGGCTACACCGTTGACCACTTCGGCTGGGACGGTGGTTTTGTGCTGCTGGTGGGCGCTTGCCTGTTGTCGATGGCCTTCCTGGCCCCGACGCTATGGCACAAGCAAGTCGCCAGTCAGAGCCGCGAAGCCGTCGCTTGA
- a CDS encoding gamma-glutamylcyclotransferase, which yields MTAIESAFVNLAYPPRLDLGPQLTHEQLLVSMQSTMARHKGGPVWLFAYGSLIWRPECTAVERVRGRVHGYHRGLYLWSHEHRGTPEMPGLVFGLDRGGSCSGFAYRLPEENLDSALYALWKREMPFPSYRPHWLNCRLEDGSQVQALGFVLERHLPSYAGNLPDHVLSQVFASACGRYGTTRDYVEQTAHALRSHAMPDRNLEARLKRCKSQSDQATASRL from the coding sequence ATGACAGCCATTGAATCTGCTTTTGTGAATCTGGCTTACCCTCCGCGGCTCGATCTTGGGCCGCAGCTGACCCACGAACAACTTCTCGTCTCGATGCAATCGACCATGGCGCGCCACAAGGGCGGACCGGTGTGGCTGTTCGCTTACGGGTCGCTGATCTGGCGTCCGGAATGTACGGCAGTGGAGCGGGTGCGCGGGCGAGTCCATGGCTACCACCGCGGTTTGTACCTGTGGTCGCATGAGCATCGCGGTACGCCGGAAATGCCCGGGCTGGTGTTCGGTCTGGATCGCGGCGGTTCGTGCAGCGGCTTCGCCTATCGGTTGCCGGAAGAGAACCTCGACAGTGCGCTTTATGCGCTGTGGAAACGCGAGATGCCGTTCCCGTCCTATCGCCCGCACTGGCTCAACTGCCGGCTCGAAGATGGCAGTCAGGTTCAGGCGTTGGGGTTTGTGCTGGAGCGACACCTGCCCAGCTACGCCGGCAACCTGCCGGATCACGTGCTGAGTCAGGTGTTCGCAAGCGCTTGCGGGCGCTACGGAACCACTCGCGATTATGTCGAGCAGACCGCCCACGCCCTGCGCAGCCACGCCATGCCAGACCGGAATCTGGAGGCGCGGCTCAAGCGCTGTAAATCACAAAGCGATCAAGCGACGGCTTCGCGGCTCTGA
- a CDS encoding sn-glycerol-3-phosphate transporter, with protein sequence MNAPRLLAALLLLQTGQALATNDSQKDDGFWYAQTSVYTRHYSPDPEHNNHQDLIGIERNQASGWVLGGATFRNSFSQRSNYAYVGKRYDSREYPVYLKVTGGLLQGYRGDYKDKIPLNRFGVAPVIIPSVGTHYGPLAAELVFLGANAAMVTTGVRF encoded by the coding sequence ATGAACGCACCCAGGCTTTTGGCCGCACTGTTATTGCTTCAGACCGGCCAGGCTCTGGCCACCAATGATTCACAAAAAGACGATGGCTTCTGGTACGCACAAACCAGTGTCTATACCCGCCATTACTCGCCCGACCCTGAACACAATAATCATCAGGACTTGATCGGCATCGAACGCAATCAGGCTTCCGGCTGGGTATTGGGCGGGGCAACTTTTCGCAACTCATTCAGCCAGCGCTCGAACTACGCCTATGTCGGCAAGCGCTATGACAGCCGGGAGTATCCGGTGTATCTGAAAGTCACCGGCGGCCTGTTGCAGGGTTATCGCGGTGATTACAAGGACAAGATCCCGTTGAACCGCTTCGGCGTGGCGCCGGTAATCATTCCGTCCGTCGGTACTCACTACGGCCCGCTGGCGGCCGAGCTGGTGTTTCTCGGCGCCAACGCGGCGATGGTGACGACCGGCGTACGTTTCTAG
- a CDS encoding CDP-6-deoxy-delta-3,4-glucoseen reductase, which translates to MRVTLQPSGAVLEIQPGERILDGARRLGYDCPQSCRNGNCHVCAALLVEGRVEQAGKVHDHGEFYTCIAEPLEDCILLWDGVLALGELPVRSLSCQVIECRDVGGDTWRVRLRAPAGKPPRYHAGQYLMIERESGEKSAFSMASAPHGGRDLEIHVLAREASALSLIEQLQRNPLVRVELPFGDTHLAELPDGPLVLIAAGTGMGQIHSLIEHCRANGFKHPVHLYWGVRRPEDFYAIEHWDEWLKLPNLFLHKVVSDQCGWEGRCGMLHQAVCEDFADLKPLHVYASGSPAMVYGTLDALVEAGMDAHQMRADVFAYAPRS; encoded by the coding sequence ATGCGTGTAACCCTGCAGCCCTCCGGAGCGGTGCTTGAGATACAGCCCGGTGAGCGGATTCTCGACGGTGCGCGGCGCCTGGGCTACGACTGCCCGCAAAGCTGCCGCAATGGCAACTGCCACGTGTGTGCGGCGTTGCTGGTCGAAGGCCGGGTCGAACAGGCCGGCAAGGTGCACGACCACGGCGAGTTCTACACTTGCATAGCCGAGCCGCTGGAAGACTGCATCCTGTTGTGGGATGGCGTGCTGGCGTTGGGAGAACTGCCGGTGCGCAGCCTGTCGTGTCAGGTCATCGAATGCCGGGACGTTGGCGGTGACACCTGGCGTGTACGTCTGCGGGCGCCGGCCGGTAAACCGCCGCGCTATCACGCCGGACAGTACCTGATGATCGAGCGCGAGAGCGGCGAGAAGTCGGCGTTCTCCATGGCCTCGGCGCCGCACGGCGGGCGTGATCTGGAAATCCACGTGCTGGCGCGTGAAGCCAGTGCGCTGAGCCTGATCGAACAGTTGCAACGCAACCCGCTGGTGCGCGTCGAACTGCCGTTTGGCGACACCCACCTCGCCGAATTGCCTGACGGGCCGCTGGTGCTGATCGCCGCCGGTACCGGCATGGGCCAGATTCACAGCCTGATCGAACACTGCCGCGCCAACGGCTTCAAACACCCGGTGCATCTGTACTGGGGCGTGCGCCGTCCGGAAGATTTCTACGCCATCGAGCATTGGGACGAATGGCTGAAACTGCCCAATCTGTTCCTGCACAAAGTCGTCAGCGACCAGTGCGGTTGGGAAGGGCGCTGCGGGATGTTGCACCAGGCCGTGTGTGAAGACTTTGCGGATCTGAAGCCGCTGCACGTCTACGCCAGCGGCTCGCCGGCAATGGTTTACGGTACGCTGGATGCGCTGGTGGAAGCCGGGATGGATGCACACCAGATGCGCGCGGACGTGTTTGCCTATGCGCCGCGCTCTTGA
- the ubiD gene encoding 4-hydroxy-3-polyprenylbenzoate decarboxylase: MKFKDLRDFVQQLEQRGELKRIQIPVSPVLEMTEVCDRTLRAKGPALLFEKPTGYDIPVLGNLFGTPERVAMGMGAESVSELREIGKLLAFLKEPEPPKGLKDAWSKLPIFRKIISMAPKVVKDAVCQEVVIEGDDVDLAMLPVQTCWPGDVGPLITWGLTVTKGPNKDRQNLGIYRQQVIGRNKVIMRWLSHRGGALDFREWCEKHPGQPFPVSVALGADPATILGAVTPVPDSLSEYAFAGLLRGNRTELVKCRGNDLQVPATAEIILEGVIHPGEMADEGPYGDHTGYYNEVDSFPVFTVERITHRIKPIYHSTYTGRPPDEPAILGVALNEVFVPILQKQFPEITDFYLPPEGCSYRMAVVTMKKSYPGHAKRVMLGVWSFLRQFMYTKFVIVTDDDINARDWNDVIWAITTRMDPKRDTVMIDNTPIDYLDFASPVSGLGSKMGLDATHKWPGETTREWGRVIVKDDAVTQRIDAIWNQLGID, encoded by the coding sequence ATGAAATTCAAGGATCTTCGGGATTTCGTGCAGCAGCTTGAGCAGCGCGGAGAGTTGAAACGCATCCAGATTCCCGTCTCGCCGGTGCTGGAAATGACCGAGGTGTGCGACCGCACGCTACGGGCCAAGGGCCCGGCGCTGCTGTTCGAGAAACCCACCGGCTACGACATTCCGGTGCTCGGCAACCTGTTCGGCACCCCCGAGCGGGTCGCCATGGGCATGGGCGCCGAGTCGGTCAGCGAGCTGCGCGAAATCGGCAAGCTGCTGGCCTTCCTCAAGGAGCCGGAGCCGCCGAAGGGCTTGAAGGACGCGTGGTCGAAACTGCCGATCTTCCGCAAGATCATCTCGATGGCGCCGAAAGTCGTTAAAGACGCGGTGTGCCAGGAAGTGGTCATCGAAGGCGACGATGTCGATCTGGCGATGCTGCCGGTGCAGACCTGCTGGCCCGGCGACGTCGGCCCGCTGATCACCTGGGGCCTGACCGTCACCAAAGGCCCGAACAAGGACCGCCAGAACCTCGGTATCTACCGTCAGCAAGTGATCGGCCGCAACAAGGTGATCATGCGCTGGCTCAGCCACCGTGGTGGCGCGCTGGACTTCCGTGAGTGGTGCGAGAAGCATCCGGGCCAGCCGTTCCCGGTGTCCGTGGCCCTCGGTGCCGATCCGGCGACCATCCTCGGTGCCGTAACGCCAGTGCCGGACAGCCTTTCCGAATACGCCTTTGCCGGCCTGCTGCGGGGTAACCGCACCGAACTGGTCAAGTGCCGCGGCAACGACCTGCAAGTCCCGGCCACCGCCGAGATCATCCTCGAAGGCGTGATCCATCCGGGCGAAATGGCCGACGAAGGCCCATACGGCGACCACACCGGCTACTACAACGAAGTCGACAGCTTCCCGGTGTTCACCGTCGAGCGCATCACCCACCGGATCAAACCGATCTACCACAGCACCTACACCGGCCGTCCGCCGGATGAGCCGGCGATCCTTGGCGTGGCGTTGAACGAAGTGTTCGTGCCGATCCTGCAGAAGCAGTTCCCGGAGATCACCGACTTCTACCTGCCGCCGGAAGGCTGCTCGTACCGCATGGCCGTGGTGACGATGAAGAAGTCGTATCCGGGGCATGCCAAGCGCGTGATGCTCGGTGTCTGGTCGTTTTTGCGACAGTTCATGTACACCAAGTTCGTTATCGTCACTGACGACGATATCAACGCCCGGGACTGGAACGACGTGATCTGGGCCATCACCACGCGCATGGACCCCAAGCGCGACACGGTGATGATCGACAACACGCCGATCGACTACCTCGACTTTGCCTCGCCGGTCTCCGGCCTGGGCTCGAAAATGGGCCTGGATGCCACCCACAAGTGGCCGGGCGAAACCACCCGCGAGTGGGGCCGCGTGATCGTCAAGGACGACGCCGTCACCCAGCGGATCGATGCCATCTGGAATCAGTTAGGAATAGATTGA
- a CDS encoding acyltransferase family protein — protein sequence MHTFGNRRDIDGLRALAVIPVVLFHFGFTTFSGGFVGVDVFFVISGFLITSILFREISAQRFSFLDFWGRRARRILPALTVVVVVTLALGWLLLTAKDLAELGRTIRYQSLFISNILFMREDGYFAPASELKPLLHTWSLAVEEQYYIFFPLMMVLLMRYVRHWRWMLFAVLLVSFGLNLIYIERRPEFAFFALPTRAWELLCGAMLAVLPASKHVARPWLRQSVGVAGLAAVLLAIFTFDKSTVFPGWAALLPVLGTTALIWSGAQGATWASRLLSVRVLVWVGLLSYSLYLWHWPVYVYANAISIDGIQPLEALGWMALALALAWLSLRYIELPFREKRVFAKRNSMLVGGLLSITVLAITGSVINSSDGVPQRLTGKALEYAQSREWKAGQADCMQLSTDKTLDKACRLGGDEQVAPTKMFWGDSHTAALLPAIAGTLGRDAQPVWLYSLTACPPIVEDRLRPQCQDFNKRNMALVLSRGIKDVVLAANWSLYIYGREDGDGDRQFLLERKDSPAQAEQRLAAGLKAQVAELRAAGVQVWLFKEVPLQHKSYIDRLTSLARIGRSAQGLGRPLNEHLARQRFFTELFGSMSAADPGVHVIDPTSLMCKDGLCAIDVDGHSQYKDADHLSDVGSARLSPLFAPLLLGTSHN from the coding sequence ATGCACACGTTTGGCAATCGCCGTGATATCGACGGATTACGGGCACTGGCGGTTATTCCCGTCGTACTGTTTCATTTCGGATTCACTACATTCAGCGGCGGTTTTGTCGGCGTTGATGTGTTCTTCGTCATTTCCGGCTTCCTGATCACCTCGATCCTGTTCCGCGAAATCAGCGCACAGCGTTTCAGTTTTCTCGACTTCTGGGGCCGTCGTGCCCGGCGCATTCTGCCGGCGTTGACTGTGGTTGTGGTGGTGACGCTGGCTTTAGGCTGGCTGTTGCTGACAGCCAAAGACCTGGCTGAACTCGGGCGGACGATTCGTTACCAGTCGCTGTTCATTTCCAACATTCTGTTCATGCGTGAAGACGGCTACTTTGCGCCGGCGTCGGAGCTCAAACCGCTGCTGCATACCTGGTCGCTGGCGGTGGAGGAGCAGTACTACATCTTCTTCCCGTTGATGATGGTGTTGCTGATGCGTTATGTCCGTCATTGGCGCTGGATGTTGTTCGCGGTCCTGTTGGTGTCGTTTGGCCTGAACCTCATTTATATCGAACGCCGGCCTGAATTCGCCTTCTTCGCGCTGCCGACCCGCGCCTGGGAGCTGCTCTGCGGAGCAATGCTGGCGGTGCTGCCCGCGTCGAAACACGTCGCACGGCCGTGGCTGCGCCAGTCGGTGGGCGTGGCCGGACTGGCGGCGGTGCTGCTGGCGATATTCACCTTTGACAAGTCCACGGTGTTCCCGGGCTGGGCGGCATTGCTGCCGGTATTGGGCACTACCGCGTTGATCTGGTCGGGCGCGCAAGGTGCGACGTGGGCCAGCCGTCTGTTGAGTGTCCGCGTTCTGGTGTGGGTCGGCCTGCTGTCCTACTCCCTGTATCTGTGGCACTGGCCGGTTTATGTGTATGCCAATGCAATTTCCATCGACGGCATCCAGCCGCTGGAGGCGCTTGGCTGGATGGCCCTGGCGTTGGCCCTGGCCTGGTTGAGTCTGCGTTATATCGAGCTGCCCTTTCGTGAGAAACGAGTGTTCGCCAAGCGGAATTCCATGTTGGTCGGTGGTTTGCTGTCGATCACCGTGCTGGCGATTACCGGCTCGGTGATTAACTCGTCAGACGGTGTGCCACAGCGTCTGACCGGCAAGGCGCTGGAATACGCGCAATCGCGGGAGTGGAAGGCCGGGCAAGCGGATTGCATGCAGCTGAGCACGGACAAAACGCTGGACAAGGCCTGTCGGTTGGGCGGCGATGAACAGGTCGCTCCGACCAAGATGTTCTGGGGCGACAGTCACACGGCGGCACTGTTGCCGGCCATCGCCGGCACTCTCGGTCGCGACGCGCAGCCGGTCTGGTTGTACAGCCTGACGGCTTGCCCGCCGATTGTCGAAGACCGCCTGCGCCCTCAATGCCAGGACTTCAACAAACGCAACATGGCGCTGGTGCTCAGTCGAGGGATCAAGGATGTCGTACTGGCGGCGAACTGGAGCCTGTACATTTATGGTCGCGAAGATGGCGACGGCGACAGACAGTTTCTGCTTGAGCGCAAGGACAGTCCGGCGCAAGCCGAACAGCGTCTGGCTGCCGGGCTCAAGGCGCAAGTGGCTGAGCTGCGCGCGGCTGGTGTGCAAGTCTGGCTGTTCAAGGAAGTGCCGCTGCAGCACAAGAGCTACATCGACCGCCTGACCAGCCTCGCGCGCATCGGGCGCTCGGCGCAAGGGCTCGGTCGCCCGCTCAATGAGCATCTGGCGCGCCAGCGGTTCTTCACCGAGCTGTTCGGCTCGATGAGTGCGGCGGACCCCGGCGTGCATGTTATCGACCCGACCTCGCTGATGTGCAAGGACGGCCTCTGCGCCATTGATGTCGATGGCCACTCGCAGTACAAGGATGCCGACCATCTTTCGGACGTGGGCAGTGCCAGACTGAGCCCGCTGTTTGCACCATTGCTGCTGGGTACTAGCCACAATTGA